The proteins below come from a single Salinivibrio kushneri genomic window:
- the plsB gene encoding glycerol-3-phosphate 1-O-acyltransferase PlsB, with the protein MALWQKIYYKLLNLPLSAWVKTQCIPSEPVEQLNLSLARPIVYVLPFRSHSDLLTLRRTCLRQGLPDPLTPLTIGDVTLPRYVFISHGRKVFSGDDDLPARSLAHFKDLLHLHRQDSELDIQLVPASVLWQRDPGNETQRHQAILRAMNGPEKLWTILTRGRDGMVRISQAVSLRYMADRHGTDQAIAHKLARVAMIHFSRQKLAASGPRLPNRGLLFKRLLASKAIDKVVHDEAQSRDVSVEKVRKEAVDMMEEIAANFSYRLIRYSDRILTWLWNKLYQGIHVNNAERVRQLAQDGHEIVYVPCHRSHMDYLLLSYVLYKEGLVPPHIAAGVNLNFFPAGPLFRRGGAFFIRRSFKGNRLYSTVFREYLAELFARGYSVEYFAEGGRSRTGRLLPAKTGMLAMTLQAMLRGQQRPITLVPVYIGYEHVMEVNTYAKELQGQRKEKESFGQVLGIVRKLRNYGLGYVNFGEPIALNQHLNEQVPDWHDYVNPIEPQKPAWMNPVVSDLATKVMTHINDAAATNALNLCATALLASRQRALSREALETQLGVYKALLTQAPYSPSSSVPQDSPADLVDHALSLNKLIVEKDTMGEVISLDRQQAILMTYYRNNVIHLVALPSLIAQILVTHQSISQSGLRACVQQLYPLLKAELFMSFDDAGLESYFDALLHAMHDQSLLCCDDGKVTMNKAKLGELQLLGRTIAETLQRYAITLTLFSHQPHIDKRDLEKHSQMLAQRLSRLHGINAPEFFDKGVFSTFVDTLREQGYLDDDAKANAERIAALNNLVCELISPEVQLTIQAVLNQPLGTHKADKS; encoded by the coding sequence TACGGCGTACGTGTCTGCGTCAAGGGCTTCCCGATCCGTTAACGCCCTTGACCATTGGCGATGTCACCTTGCCGCGCTACGTGTTTATTAGCCACGGACGCAAGGTGTTTTCCGGCGATGACGATCTGCCTGCACGCTCGCTCGCGCATTTTAAAGACTTACTCCATTTACACCGACAAGATAGCGAGCTAGATATTCAACTCGTGCCTGCCTCGGTGCTTTGGCAGCGCGATCCGGGCAATGAAACCCAGCGCCACCAAGCTATTTTGCGCGCAATGAATGGCCCCGAGAAGCTGTGGACCATTCTTACTCGTGGCCGGGATGGCATGGTGCGTATCAGCCAGGCGGTGTCGCTGCGTTATATGGCCGACAGGCACGGCACCGACCAAGCCATCGCCCATAAACTGGCGCGGGTGGCAATGATCCACTTCTCGCGCCAAAAGCTTGCCGCTTCAGGGCCGCGCTTGCCCAACCGTGGCTTGCTGTTTAAGCGACTGCTTGCGTCGAAAGCCATCGATAAAGTGGTACACGACGAAGCGCAAAGCCGTGACGTTTCGGTGGAGAAAGTCCGTAAAGAAGCGGTCGATATGATGGAAGAGATCGCCGCCAACTTTTCCTATCGTTTGATTCGTTACAGTGACCGCATTCTTACTTGGCTGTGGAACAAGCTCTATCAAGGCATTCATGTCAACAACGCCGAGCGTGTGCGTCAATTGGCGCAAGATGGCCACGAGATTGTCTACGTGCCCTGCCACCGCTCGCACATGGATTACCTGCTACTTTCGTACGTGTTATACAAAGAGGGCTTGGTACCGCCGCATATTGCCGCTGGTGTGAACCTCAACTTCTTCCCGGCCGGACCCTTGTTCCGCCGTGGTGGTGCCTTCTTTATTCGTCGTAGCTTTAAGGGCAACCGCCTGTATTCCACCGTTTTCCGCGAGTACTTGGCCGAGCTATTTGCCCGAGGTTACTCGGTCGAGTACTTTGCCGAAGGAGGCCGCTCTCGCACAGGCCGCTTACTGCCAGCGAAAACGGGCATGCTCGCCATGACCTTGCAAGCGATGCTTCGCGGTCAACAGCGCCCCATTACCTTGGTGCCTGTCTATATCGGCTACGAGCACGTGATGGAGGTCAACACCTACGCCAAAGAACTTCAAGGCCAACGCAAAGAGAAAGAAAGCTTTGGCCAGGTGCTAGGTATCGTGCGCAAACTGCGTAATTATGGCCTCGGTTACGTTAACTTTGGCGAGCCCATTGCACTCAATCAGCACCTTAATGAACAAGTCCCTGACTGGCATGACTACGTCAATCCGATCGAGCCACAAAAGCCAGCGTGGATGAACCCAGTCGTCAGCGATTTGGCCACCAAGGTGATGACCCACATTAACGATGCGGCGGCCACTAACGCCCTCAACTTATGTGCCACCGCGTTGCTGGCCTCGCGTCAGCGCGCCTTAAGCCGTGAGGCACTCGAAACACAACTGGGTGTGTATAAGGCCTTGTTAACGCAAGCGCCTTACTCGCCAAGCAGCAGTGTCCCTCAAGATTCACCGGCGGATTTGGTCGATCACGCGTTATCACTCAACAAACTGATTGTCGAAAAAGACACCATGGGTGAAGTGATTTCTTTGGATCGCCAACAAGCCATCTTAATGACTTACTACCGCAACAATGTGATTCATCTGGTGGCGCTGCCATCGCTGATCGCACAAATATTGGTGACCCACCAGTCAATCAGCCAATCGGGTTTGCGGGCTTGCGTGCAGCAGCTGTATCCCTTGCTCAAAGCCGAGCTCTTTATGAGCTTTGATGACGCGGGACTCGAAAGCTATTTCGATGCCTTGCTACATGCGATGCACGATCAGTCGCTACTGTGTTGTGACGATGGCAAAGTGACTATGAACAAGGCGAAGCTCGGTGAACTGCAATTGCTGGGGCGTACCATTGCCGAGACGCTGCAGCGCTACGCGATTACGCTCACCTTATTCAGCCACCAGCCGCACATTGATAAGCGCGATTTGGAAAAACACAGCCAAATGCTGGCGCAGCGCCTGAGCCGCTTACACGGTATTAATGCACCTGAGTTTTTTGATAAAGGCGTATTTAGCACCTTCGTCGATACACTCCGTGAGCAAGGCTATCTCGATGATGATGCCAAAGCCAATGCCGAGCGTATCGCCGCACTGAACAATTTAGTGTGCGAGTTAATTTCACCGGAAGTGCAATTGACCATTCAAGCGGTGCTTAATCAGCCACTAGGTACGCACAAGGCGGACAAAAGCTAA